In the genome of Armatimonadota bacterium, one region contains:
- a CDS encoding ABC transporter ATP-binding protein, which translates to MSLAIETRALVKSYKSRSGTTNVVNDLNLRVEPGEIFGFLGPNGAGKTTTIKILLGVIYQTSGEAYVLGKEAGDINVHRQISYLPEKPYYYEHMTGLEIMKFYASLFGIHDEAKCKRLLERVNLGNDMNRPISQYSKGMQQRVGLAQSLINEPQLLFLDEPTGGLDPIAHIEIRDLILQFRDEGKTVFISSHELSDVERICDQVAIINKGEVVAEGRLEELLIGGRIEVTANSCPDSLAAQLKTGDTIVSVNHGRLIADISDAHSPDALVKAIQSAGGEIVSVIPRRKRLEDLFLEAVSDDNKSKGRQMQRMVDEKAESPETPGPGNGEGQA; encoded by the coding sequence TTGAGCCTGGCTATCGAAACCCGAGCACTTGTCAAATCCTATAAAAGCCGTAGTGGCACAACGAACGTCGTCAACGACCTGAACCTCCGGGTCGAGCCGGGCGAAATCTTCGGGTTTCTCGGGCCGAACGGGGCCGGAAAGACGACGACGATCAAGATCTTGTTAGGCGTCATCTATCAGACGTCCGGCGAAGCCTACGTCCTCGGAAAGGAGGCGGGCGACATCAACGTCCACAGGCAGATCAGCTACTTGCCCGAGAAGCCGTACTACTACGAGCACATGACCGGGTTGGAGATCATGAAGTTCTATGCCAGCCTCTTCGGCATCCACGACGAGGCCAAGTGCAAGCGGCTCCTCGAGCGCGTGAACCTTGGGAACGACATGAACCGGCCGATCAGCCAATACTCCAAGGGTATGCAGCAGCGCGTCGGACTGGCGCAAAGCCTCATCAACGAGCCGCAACTGCTGTTCCTCGACGAGCCGACGGGCGGTCTCGACCCGATCGCCCACATCGAGATCCGAGACCTCATCCTCCAGTTCCGGGACGAAGGTAAGACCGTCTTCATCTCCAGTCACGAACTCAGCGACGTCGAGCGGATCTGCGACCAAGTCGCGATCATCAACAAAGGCGAGGTCGTCGCGGAAGGACGATTGGAAGAGCTCCTGATCGGTGGCCGGATCGAAGTCACCGCCAACAGTTGTCCGGACAGCCTGGCCGCCCAGCTCAAGACGGGCGACACGATCGTCTCCGTCAACCACGGCCGGTTGATCGCCGACATTTCCGACGCCCACAGCCCTGACGCCCTGGTCAAAGCGATCCAGTCCGCCGGCGGCGAGATCGTGAGCGTCATCCCACGCCGAAAAAGGCTGGAAGACCTCTTCCTCGAAGCGGTCAGCGACGACAACAAGTCGAAAGGACGACAGATGCAACGCATGGTGGACGAGAAAGCGGAAAGCCCCGAAACGCCCGGACCCGGTAACGGAGAGGGCCAGGCGTGA